From Nicotiana tabacum cultivar K326 chromosome 20, ASM71507v2, whole genome shotgun sequence, one genomic window encodes:
- the LOC107781045 gene encoding putative sulfate transporter 3.4 — MGLSSNRVEDLSGHACNETIVTISTTTTTTELQISSNPPFEVHRVCLPPHKTTLQKLRQRLLEVFFPDDPLHKFKNQTWLMKLVLGLQFFFPVFEWGPQYNLKLLRADIISGLTIASLAIPQGISYAKLANLPPIVGLYSSFVPPLIYSVLGSSKHLAVGPVSIASLVMGTMLSEAVSYTEEPVLYLQLAFTATLFAGLFQASLGFFRLGFIIDFLSKATLVGFMAGAAVIVSLQQLKGLLGIVHFTSQMQIIPVLSSVFQHKDEWSWQTIVMGVCFLAFLLTTRQISTRNPKLFWLSAASPLASVILSTLVVALLKSNAHGIQTIGHLQKGLNPPSLNMLYLSGPYLPLAIKTGIVSGILALTEGIAVGRTFAALRNYQIDGNKEMMAIGLMNMAGSCSSCYVTTGSFSRSAVNYNAGAQTVFSNIIMATAVLITLLFLMPLFYYTPIVILAAIIITAVIGLIDYQAAFRLWKVDKLDFLACLCSFFGVLFISVPLGLAIAVGVSVFKILLHVTRPNTSVLGNIPGTQVYQNLSRYRTAVRIPSFLILAVEAPIYFANSTYLKERILRWIREEEEWIVSNKETAIKCVIIDMTAVSSIDSSGIDTICELRKTLNKRSLKLVLANPVGNVMEKLHQSSTLEAFGLNGIYLTVSEAVADISSLWKSEPESNI, encoded by the exons ATGGGATTAAGTTCAAACAGGGTAGAAGATTTATCAGGCCATGCATGCAATGAAACAATTGTCACAAtctctactactactactactacagaATTACAAATATCAAGTAATCCACCATTTGAAGTACACAGAGTTTGCTTACCACCACACAAAACCACCCTTCAAAAACTTAGGCAAAGGTTGTTGGAAGTATTTTTCCCAGATGATCCACTGCACAAATTCAAGAACCAAACATGGTTAATGAAGTTGGTTTTGGGTCTTCAGTTTTTCTTCCCTGTTTTTGAGTGGGGTCCTCAGTATAATCTTAAACTACTAAGGGCTGATATAATTTCTGGGCTCACAATTGCTAGCCTTGCTATCCCACAAGGAATTAGCTATGCAAAACTTGCTAATTTGCCACCTATTGTTGGCTTAT ATTCAAGCTTTGTGCCACCATTGATCTATTCAGTTTTGGGGAGTTCGAAACACTTAGCAGTTGGTCCGGTCTCGATAGCTTCACTTGTTATGGGCACAATGCTGAGTGAAGCAGTTTCTTACACTGAAGAGCCTGTTCTTTACCTTCAGTTGGCTTTTACAGCTACCCTTTTTGCCGGACTGTTTCAGGCTTCACTAGGGTTTTTCAG GTTAGGATTTATCATTGATTTTCTGTCGAAGGCGACTTTGGTTGGCTTCATGGCTGGTGCAGCAGTCATTGTTTCATTGCAACAACTGAAAGGGTTGTTAGGGATAGTCCACTTCACAAGCCAGATGCAAATAATTCCTGTTTTGTCTTCTGTTTTCCAGCACAAAGATGAA TGGTCTTGGCAAACCATTGTTATGGGTGTCTGTTTTCTCGCCTTCCTACTGACCACTCGGCAAATT AGCACCAGGAACCCAAAACTTTTCTGGCTTTCAGCAGCATCTCCGTTGGCCTCGGTTATTCTCTCAACTCTGGTAGTCGCGCTCCTTAAGTCGAATGCTCATGGCATTCAAACT ATTGGACACCTGCAAAAGGGTCTAAATCCACCCTCATTGAACATGTTATATCTAAGTGGTCCTTATCTGCCTCTTGCCATCAAAACTGGCATTGTTTCCGGAATCTTAGCGCTAACA GAAGGGATTGCAGTAGGAAGAACATTTGCTGCTTTAAGGAATTACCAAATTGACGGCAACAAAGAAATGATGGCGATTGGACTTATGAACATGGCTGGCTCTTGTTCTTCGTGCTATGTTACAACAG GGTCATTTTCTCGATCAGCAGTAAATTACAACGCTGGGGCACAAACAGTCTTTTCAAACATAATAATGGCAACAGCTGTGCTAATCACTTTGTTATTTCTAATGCCACTGTTCTATTACACCCCCATTGTCATCTTGGCTGCAATTATTATAACAGCAGTTATTGGCCTAATTGATTATCAAGCTGCTTTCCGGTTATGGAAAGTTGACAAGCTCGACTTCTTGGCTTGCTTGTGTTCATTTTTTGGTGTTCTTTTCATCTCAGTGCCTCTCGGCCTAGCCATAGCA GTTGGAGTTTCGGTTTTTAAGATCCTCTTGCATGTAACAAGGCCAAATACTAGTGTCCTGGGCAATATTCCTGGAACTCAAGTATATCAAAACTTAAGCAGATATAGAACAGCTGTTAGAATTCCTTCTTTCCTTATCCTCGCTGTTGAGGCTCCTATCTACTTTGCAAATTCTACCTACCTAAAAGAGAG GATATTGAGATGGATTCGCGAAGAGGAAGAGTGGATAGTATCCAACAAAGAAACTGCAATCAAATGTGTAATTATCGACATGACAG CTGTGTCGTCCATAGACTCAAGTGGTATCGACACAATATGTGAACTAAGAAAGACACTGAATAAACGATCTCTTAAG ctTGTGCTGGCAAATCCAGTTGGGAATGTTATGGAAAAGCTGCATCAATCTAGCACTCTTGAGGCCTTTGGATTAAATGGAATATATCTAACAGTTTCTGAAGCTGTGGCTGATATCTCATCTTTGTGGAAGTCTGAACCTGAATCAAATATATAA